The following coding sequences are from one Salvelinus namaycush isolate Seneca chromosome 23, SaNama_1.0, whole genome shotgun sequence window:
- the LOC120018323 gene encoding kelch-like protein 12 isoform X1, giving the protein MYIMSTLDYLQMSAVRGGTITWRPQPWQDGDGGGGEPLSDSDSEEEDFPDDSTTPLGDYVTHGLKQLLDAQQLCDVTLLVEGKRFMCHRILLAAVSPYFRAMFTSPLVESRLTEIRLEEVTPSVMETVIQFVYTGEAGLCLDTAEDLFVAANRLQVMPLQDLCSRFLFEHLSVDNCLGMYSLARSHHDQLLLRASLRLVAQHFPRVARQKDFLLLDPGTLGSLLGSDRLGVDSEAEVYDAARRWAEHQPLDRYSHMPALLHHLRPGLLSLEESRRLSQELGPAAAGEGLGGPLRPREGMFEKKIVCVDLKPRDDELLNERDFTVDCFDPRTGKWEKLAALGSLLCPGCTAIGGRLFVAGGILRGGTVSTEVHEYDSVLDRWQERSPMVQPRAMLGLLGCGESLYALGGCNRGAMLDSCEIMDLASLQWGPGPRLPLPLRSFACATLRGRIYLLGGTTLEQNRAVVHAGVLIYHTLTDSWTRVGLDSGATCLAGGVAVRGGVCAIGGYMRDATKFIDGNYTHLEPLDATGRVLFFREGRGSGVEREVTGAVVAERSGGSDRAPSPVVFPGLPRRIAAGGVARWKRRIYVLGGENGSRFYDSVYCWKPGWRSWVQRREKLPGDTGGVSQFGCTTLKFPKKHILSRLRLAREDHNPDDD; this is encoded by the exons ATGTATATTATGTCGACGCTTGACTATCTTCAGATGAGTGCAGTCCGTGGAGGAACGATCACCTGGCGGCCACAGCCCTGGCAGGACGGGGACGGTGGGGGCGGGGAGCCCCTCTCGGACAGCGACTCCGAAGAAGAGGACTTTCCCGACGACAGCACCACTCCTTTAGGAGACTACGTCACACATG GGTTGAAGCAGCTACTGGATGCTCAGCAGTTGTGTGACGTCACTCTGTTAGTGGAGGGGAAGAGGTTTATGTGTCACAG AATCCTCTTGGCAGCCGTCAGCCCGTATTTCCGTGCCATGTTCACTAGCCCGTTGGTGGAGTCCCGTCTCACTGAGATCCGATTGGAGGAGGTGACGCCGTCAGTCATGGAGACTGTCATCCAGTTCGTCTACACTGGGGAGGCAGGGCTCTGCTTGGACACGGCCGAAGACCTGTTTGTGGCGGCCAATCGGCTTCAAGTGATGCCCCTGCAGGATCTGTGCTCCAG gttCCTGTTTGAACACCTGTCTGTGGACAACTGCCTGGGCATGTACTCTCTGGCCCGCTCCCACCACGACCAGCTGCTCCTGAGGGCCTCTCTGAGGCTGGTGGCCCAGCACTTCCCCCGCGTGGCCCGCCAAAAGGACTTCCTTCTGCTGGACCCAGGCACCCTGGGCAGCCTGCTGGGATCTGACCGCCTGGGCGTAGACTCTGAGGCAGAGGTGTACGACGCTGCGCGCCGCTGGGCCGAGCACCAGCCCCTGGACCGTTACAGCCACATGCCGGCCCTGCTCCACCACCTCCGCCCCGGCTTGCTGTCCCTGGAGGAGAGCCGGCGGCTGAGCCAGGAGCTGGGCCCTGCGGCAGCCGGGGAGGGCCTGGGAGGCCCACTGAGGCCCCGGGAAGGCATGTTCGAGAAGAAGATCGTGTGTGTGGACCTGAAGCCGCGGGATGACGAGTTGTTGAACGAGAGGGACTTCACTGTGGACTGCTTCGACCCACGTACAGGGAAATGGGAGAAGCTGGCTGCCCTGGGCTCTCTGCTGTGCCCAGGTTGCACGGCCATCGGGGGGCGGCTGTTCGTAGCGGGGGGCATCCTGCGGGGGGGCACGGTGTCCACGGAGGTTCATGAGTATGACTCTGTGTTGGATCGCTGGCAGGAGCGGTCGCCCATGGTGCAGCCCCGAGCCATGCTGGGTCTGCTGGGCTGTGGGGAGTCACTCTACGCCCTGGGGGGCTGCAACAGAGGAGCCATGCTGGACTCCTGTGAGATCATGGACCTGGCCTCTCTCCAGTGGGGCCCCGGGCCCCGTCTGCCCCTGCCGCTGCGCTCCTTTGCCTGTGCCACCCTGCGCGGCCGCATTTACCTTTTGGGCGGCACCACGCTGGAGCAGAACCGGGCTGTGGTGCACGCTGGCGTGCTAATCTACCACACCCTGACTGACTCATGGACCCGTGTGGGACTGGACTCTGGCGCCACCTGCCTGGCTGGAGGGGTGGCGGTGCGGGGAGGGGTCTGTGCCATCGGAGGCTACATGAGGGACGCCACAAAGTTTATAGATGGAAACTATACCCATCTGGAACCTCTCGACGCCACGGGGCGGGTGCTGTTCTTCAGGGAGGGCCGGGGCTCAGGAGTGGAGCGGGAGGTGACGGGGGCGGTGGTGGCAGAGAGGAGCGGGGGGAGCGACCGAGCCCCTAGTCCGGTGGTTTTCCCAGGGCTGCCGAGGCGGATCGCTGCCGGGGGCGTGGCCAGGTGGAAACGCAGGATATACGTGCTGGGCGGGGAGAACGGCTCCCGTTTCTATGACAGTGTGTACTGTTGGAAGCCTGGCTGGCGCAGCTGGGTCCAGAGACGGGAGAAACTACCCGGAGACACGGGGGGAGTCAGCCAGTTCGGCTGTACCACCCTCAAGTTCCCCAAGAAACACATCCTGTCCCGACTGAGACTGGCTCGGGAGGACCACAATCCTGATGATGACTAG
- the LOC120018323 gene encoding kelch-like protein 12 isoform X2: MSAVRGGTITWRPQPWQDGDGGGGEPLSDSDSEEEDFPDDSTTPLGDYVTHGLKQLLDAQQLCDVTLLVEGKRFMCHRILLAAVSPYFRAMFTSPLVESRLTEIRLEEVTPSVMETVIQFVYTGEAGLCLDTAEDLFVAANRLQVMPLQDLCSRFLFEHLSVDNCLGMYSLARSHHDQLLLRASLRLVAQHFPRVARQKDFLLLDPGTLGSLLGSDRLGVDSEAEVYDAARRWAEHQPLDRYSHMPALLHHLRPGLLSLEESRRLSQELGPAAAGEGLGGPLRPREGMFEKKIVCVDLKPRDDELLNERDFTVDCFDPRTGKWEKLAALGSLLCPGCTAIGGRLFVAGGILRGGTVSTEVHEYDSVLDRWQERSPMVQPRAMLGLLGCGESLYALGGCNRGAMLDSCEIMDLASLQWGPGPRLPLPLRSFACATLRGRIYLLGGTTLEQNRAVVHAGVLIYHTLTDSWTRVGLDSGATCLAGGVAVRGGVCAIGGYMRDATKFIDGNYTHLEPLDATGRVLFFREGRGSGVEREVTGAVVAERSGGSDRAPSPVVFPGLPRRIAAGGVARWKRRIYVLGGENGSRFYDSVYCWKPGWRSWVQRREKLPGDTGGVSQFGCTTLKFPKKHILSRLRLAREDHNPDDD, encoded by the exons ATGAGTGCAGTCCGTGGAGGAACGATCACCTGGCGGCCACAGCCCTGGCAGGACGGGGACGGTGGGGGCGGGGAGCCCCTCTCGGACAGCGACTCCGAAGAAGAGGACTTTCCCGACGACAGCACCACTCCTTTAGGAGACTACGTCACACATG GGTTGAAGCAGCTACTGGATGCTCAGCAGTTGTGTGACGTCACTCTGTTAGTGGAGGGGAAGAGGTTTATGTGTCACAG AATCCTCTTGGCAGCCGTCAGCCCGTATTTCCGTGCCATGTTCACTAGCCCGTTGGTGGAGTCCCGTCTCACTGAGATCCGATTGGAGGAGGTGACGCCGTCAGTCATGGAGACTGTCATCCAGTTCGTCTACACTGGGGAGGCAGGGCTCTGCTTGGACACGGCCGAAGACCTGTTTGTGGCGGCCAATCGGCTTCAAGTGATGCCCCTGCAGGATCTGTGCTCCAG gttCCTGTTTGAACACCTGTCTGTGGACAACTGCCTGGGCATGTACTCTCTGGCCCGCTCCCACCACGACCAGCTGCTCCTGAGGGCCTCTCTGAGGCTGGTGGCCCAGCACTTCCCCCGCGTGGCCCGCCAAAAGGACTTCCTTCTGCTGGACCCAGGCACCCTGGGCAGCCTGCTGGGATCTGACCGCCTGGGCGTAGACTCTGAGGCAGAGGTGTACGACGCTGCGCGCCGCTGGGCCGAGCACCAGCCCCTGGACCGTTACAGCCACATGCCGGCCCTGCTCCACCACCTCCGCCCCGGCTTGCTGTCCCTGGAGGAGAGCCGGCGGCTGAGCCAGGAGCTGGGCCCTGCGGCAGCCGGGGAGGGCCTGGGAGGCCCACTGAGGCCCCGGGAAGGCATGTTCGAGAAGAAGATCGTGTGTGTGGACCTGAAGCCGCGGGATGACGAGTTGTTGAACGAGAGGGACTTCACTGTGGACTGCTTCGACCCACGTACAGGGAAATGGGAGAAGCTGGCTGCCCTGGGCTCTCTGCTGTGCCCAGGTTGCACGGCCATCGGGGGGCGGCTGTTCGTAGCGGGGGGCATCCTGCGGGGGGGCACGGTGTCCACGGAGGTTCATGAGTATGACTCTGTGTTGGATCGCTGGCAGGAGCGGTCGCCCATGGTGCAGCCCCGAGCCATGCTGGGTCTGCTGGGCTGTGGGGAGTCACTCTACGCCCTGGGGGGCTGCAACAGAGGAGCCATGCTGGACTCCTGTGAGATCATGGACCTGGCCTCTCTCCAGTGGGGCCCCGGGCCCCGTCTGCCCCTGCCGCTGCGCTCCTTTGCCTGTGCCACCCTGCGCGGCCGCATTTACCTTTTGGGCGGCACCACGCTGGAGCAGAACCGGGCTGTGGTGCACGCTGGCGTGCTAATCTACCACACCCTGACTGACTCATGGACCCGTGTGGGACTGGACTCTGGCGCCACCTGCCTGGCTGGAGGGGTGGCGGTGCGGGGAGGGGTCTGTGCCATCGGAGGCTACATGAGGGACGCCACAAAGTTTATAGATGGAAACTATACCCATCTGGAACCTCTCGACGCCACGGGGCGGGTGCTGTTCTTCAGGGAGGGCCGGGGCTCAGGAGTGGAGCGGGAGGTGACGGGGGCGGTGGTGGCAGAGAGGAGCGGGGGGAGCGACCGAGCCCCTAGTCCGGTGGTTTTCCCAGGGCTGCCGAGGCGGATCGCTGCCGGGGGCGTGGCCAGGTGGAAACGCAGGATATACGTGCTGGGCGGGGAGAACGGCTCCCGTTTCTATGACAGTGTGTACTGTTGGAAGCCTGGCTGGCGCAGCTGGGTCCAGAGACGGGAGAAACTACCCGGAGACACGGGGGGAGTCAGCCAGTTCGGCTGTACCACCCTCAAGTTCCCCAAGAAACACATCCTGTCCCGACTGAGACTGGCTCGGGAGGACCACAATCCTGATGATGACTAG